Proteins from one Terriglobales bacterium genomic window:
- a CDS encoding prepilin-type N-terminal cleavage/methylation domain-containing protein, whose amino-acid sequence MGKRVAQRGFTLMEVLVASVVMATAFVAVVSLMSQSLRNLDRMRPHETALLHAREKMSEQLLNEQLAAGTTSGRWDDGYRWRVQIDPAPGPAPQLAGYGLFRIRVEVAWGEAREARTYALETTQWAQQAPEAQR is encoded by the coding sequence GTGGGGAAGCGCGTAGCCCAGCGCGGCTTTACGCTCATGGAAGTCCTGGTCGCCTCGGTGGTGATGGCGACCGCTTTTGTCGCTGTCGTGTCGCTCATGTCGCAGTCGCTGCGCAATCTCGACCGCATGCGGCCGCACGAGACGGCCCTGCTGCACGCGCGCGAGAAGATGAGCGAACAGCTCCTCAACGAGCAGCTCGCTGCCGGCACAACGTCGGGCCGCTGGGACGACGGTTACCGCTGGCGGGTGCAGATCGATCCAGCGCCGGGTCCGGCGCCGCAGCTCGCCGGCTACGGGCTGTTCCGCATCCGCGTCGAAGTCGCCTGGGGCGAGGCCCGGGAGGCGCGCACTTACGCGCTCGAAACCACACAATGGGCGCAGCAAGCGCCGGAGGCGCAGCGATGA
- a CDS encoding prepilin-type N-terminal cleavage/methylation domain-containing protein — protein sequence MTRAHQSGQRGYTLMELVVVLALVAVAAALVMPSVTRSFANLELRLAAGSLSNFYAQARTHAIYEARSYSVLRSPEPEAPQTLLLVRDDGKTIQSLTLPAQVQLKLEQSRDAWTRDLPPLHFFPNGTSQRARLELTNQRGSRVDITLDPLTARARVSPLYLRDEVVE from the coding sequence ATGACGCGCGCTCACCAATCCGGCCAACGCGGCTACACGCTCATGGAGCTTGTGGTCGTGCTGGCGCTTGTGGCAGTCGCCGCCGCGCTGGTCATGCCCAGCGTCACGCGCTCGTTCGCCAACCTGGAGCTGCGCCTCGCCGCCGGCTCGCTGTCGAACTTCTACGCGCAGGCGCGCACCCACGCCATTTACGAGGCGCGCAGCTACTCGGTTTTGCGCAGCCCCGAGCCGGAGGCGCCACAAACGCTTCTGCTCGTTCGCGACGACGGTAAAACCATCCAGAGCCTCACGTTACCGGCGCAGGTTCAACTCAAACTTGAACAGTCGCGCGACGCGTGGACGCGCGACCTGCCGCCGCTGCATTTCTTCCCCAACGGCACCAGCCAGCGCGCCCGCCTGGAGCTGACCAACCAGCGCGGCAGCCGGGTGGACATCACGCTCGACCCGCTCACCGCTCGCGCCCGCGTCAGCCCGCTGTATCTGCGCGATGAGGTGGTCGAATGA
- the gspG gene encoding type II secretion system major pseudopilin GspG, with protein sequence MRFTRTQKRQRGFTLIELVVVLTILAMLAALVVPRLFKNVDKSKVNAAKAQISALETALDAYRLDVGSYPTTEQGLQALRTKPSGVDKWDGPYIPKEVPMDPWGNPYHYKQPSDHGDYEIVCYGADGREGGDGINADVVSWK encoded by the coding sequence ATGCGCTTCACTCGGACGCAAAAACGTCAACGCGGCTTCACCCTGATCGAGCTGGTGGTGGTCCTCACCATCCTGGCGATGCTCGCCGCGCTCGTGGTCCCGCGCCTGTTCAAGAACGTGGACAAGTCCAAGGTCAACGCCGCCAAAGCGCAGATCTCGGCTCTGGAAACCGCGCTCGACGCCTATCGCCTCGATGTCGGCTCGTATCCGACGACCGAGCAGGGGCTCCAGGCGCTGCGCACCAAGCCGAGCGGCGTGGACAAGTGGGACGGTCCCTACATCCCCAAGGAAGTCCCGATGGATCCGTGGGGCAATCCGTACCACTACAAGCAGCCCAGTGATCACGGTGATTACGAAATCGTTTGCTACGGCGCCGACGGACGCGAAGGCGGCGACGGCATCAACGCAGACGTTGTTTCCTGGAAATGA
- a CDS encoding type II secretion system F family protein, with the protein MPSFAYQAATADGKLVNGAIDAADRLVAVGRLQERGLIPINVADATAASRLGTQKIKALFARQGLAQHRQVFARTLASLLAAGVPLDRSLAVSAELSESPLLRSALEQTLRAVKGGKSLSAALEAHEDLFPSFYISMVRAGEASGNTAAVFAQLADYQESVNELRGQVTSALIYPALLTIVGGTSVFALLEFVVPKFAVVFEQTGAALPLPTQILMNVSNFIRATWWAWLIGIPFAAWLFYRWLQTKEGRSRWDHFILRVPRLGAVIERVLVTRFARSLGTLLQGGVPMIRSLQIAGQVAANTRIAAAVESAAQGVKQGKGLSRPLAETGAFPPLSIHLLGVGEETGRVDAMLLHVADVYERETRQAIKNMVALFEPAMILVMGLVVGTIVISILLAIFSINDIPL; encoded by the coding sequence ATGCCGAGCTTCGCATACCAGGCCGCTACCGCAGACGGAAAGCTGGTGAACGGCGCCATTGATGCCGCCGATCGCCTCGTCGCCGTCGGACGCCTGCAGGAACGCGGCCTGATCCCGATCAACGTCGCCGACGCGACCGCCGCGAGCCGCCTCGGCACGCAGAAAATCAAGGCGCTGTTCGCCCGCCAGGGCCTGGCACAGCATCGCCAGGTCTTCGCGCGAACATTGGCTTCGCTGCTCGCTGCCGGCGTTCCGCTCGATCGCTCGCTGGCGGTCAGCGCCGAGCTGAGCGAATCGCCGCTGCTGCGTTCCGCGCTCGAGCAGACGCTGCGCGCGGTGAAGGGCGGCAAGAGCCTGAGCGCCGCGCTCGAAGCCCACGAAGACCTGTTCCCGTCGTTTTACATCAGCATGGTTCGGGCCGGCGAAGCCAGCGGCAACACCGCCGCCGTCTTCGCCCAGCTCGCCGACTACCAGGAATCTGTGAACGAACTTCGCGGACAGGTCACCTCGGCGCTCATCTATCCCGCGCTGCTGACCATCGTTGGCGGCACGTCGGTGTTCGCGCTGCTGGAATTCGTTGTGCCCAAGTTCGCCGTGGTCTTTGAGCAGACCGGCGCCGCGCTGCCGCTGCCCACGCAGATCCTGATGAACGTGAGCAACTTCATCCGCGCGACATGGTGGGCGTGGCTCATCGGGATTCCGTTCGCCGCGTGGCTCTTCTACCGCTGGCTGCAGACGAAGGAAGGCCGCAGCCGCTGGGACCACTTCATCCTGCGCGTGCCCAGGCTCGGCGCCGTGATCGAGCGCGTGCTGGTGACGCGCTTCGCGCGCAGCCTCGGCACGCTGCTCCAGGGCGGCGTCCCGATGATTCGCTCGCTGCAGATCGCCGGACAGGTCGCGGCCAACACGCGAATCGCCGCCGCCGTCGAAAGCGCCGCGCAAGGCGTGAAGCAGGGCAAAGGCCTGAGCCGCCCGCTGGCCGAGACCGGCGCGTTCCCGCCGCTCTCGATTCACCTGCTCGGCGTCGGGGAGGAAACCGGGCGGGTGGACGCGATGCTGCTCCACGTCGCCGACGTCTACGAGCGCGAGACGCGCCAGGCCATCAAGAACATGGTCGCGCTGTTCGAGCCGGCCATGATCCTGGTGATGGGCCTCGTGGTCGGCACGATTGTGATTTCGATTCTGCTGGCGATTTTCAGCATCAACGACATTCCGCTATGA
- the gspE gene encoding type II secretion system ATPase GspE — MAASAPIHVRAGRKFLGEILSESGKVTAADLERALELQQGSRDRLGKLLVDLGVLAERDLLAALSEQLDLPVIEAAQFPSLPPEIKGLSPRFMRAAKFFPFDLQDGVLHIAVADPLDYETLDSIRLATACEPKPYLALESEVLDAIEKFFGAGAQPGQFDRLLGALGDGELALEAAAEDVEHLRDLALEAPVIRYVNMLIARAVESRASDIHIEPMEDDLRVRFRIDGVLYPIESPAKAMAPAIISRIKLTAKLNIAERRLPQDGRIRLRVMGRDIDLRVSSLPTLYGESVVMRILERNESKKITLSSLGFNDLDFERMKQVTARPHGIFLVTGPTGSGKTTTLYAALSNINQSDKKIITLEDPVEYQMSGVNQMHVNTQIGLTFASGLRSILRQDPDVIMVGEIRDLETAEIAIRAALTGHLVFSTLHTNDAPSAITRLVDMGVPAYLISSSVLAVLAQRLVRVLCSECKHPEQVSLSALPSDCVPAGAGRTLTVYRAVGCAACRNTGFRGRLGIFEFMIVDEPMQSLVARTSESNVLREHARKAGMRTLRQSGYELVLSGATTIDEVLRVTQEEAALEGAS, encoded by the coding sequence ATGGCCGCTTCCGCTCCCATCCACGTGCGCGCCGGGCGCAAGTTTCTCGGCGAGATCCTGAGCGAGTCGGGCAAGGTCACGGCGGCTGATCTTGAGCGCGCGCTCGAACTCCAGCAGGGAAGCCGCGACCGCCTCGGCAAGCTGCTGGTTGATCTCGGCGTCCTGGCCGAGCGCGACCTGCTGGCCGCGCTGAGCGAGCAGCTCGACCTGCCCGTCATCGAGGCCGCCCAGTTTCCCTCGCTGCCGCCGGAAATCAAAGGTCTCTCGCCGCGCTTCATGCGCGCCGCGAAGTTCTTCCCGTTCGATCTGCAGGACGGGGTGCTGCACATCGCCGTTGCCGATCCGCTCGACTACGAGACGCTCGACTCCATCCGGCTGGCCACCGCCTGCGAGCCCAAGCCGTACCTGGCGCTGGAATCCGAGGTCCTCGACGCCATCGAGAAGTTCTTCGGCGCGGGCGCGCAGCCCGGCCAGTTTGACCGACTCCTCGGCGCGCTCGGTGACGGCGAACTCGCCCTTGAAGCCGCCGCGGAAGATGTGGAGCACCTGCGCGACCTGGCGCTGGAAGCGCCGGTCATCCGCTATGTCAACATGCTCATTGCGCGAGCCGTCGAGAGCCGCGCCAGCGACATCCACATCGAGCCGATGGAAGACGACCTGCGCGTCCGCTTCCGCATTGACGGCGTGCTTTATCCGATCGAGTCGCCGGCCAAAGCGATGGCGCCGGCCATCATCTCGCGCATCAAGCTTACGGCGAAGCTCAACATCGCCGAACGCCGCCTGCCGCAGGATGGCCGCATCCGCCTGCGCGTGATGGGACGCGACATCGATCTGCGCGTCTCCTCGCTGCCCACGCTCTACGGTGAGAGCGTAGTCATGCGCATCCTGGAGCGCAACGAATCGAAAAAGATCACGCTCAGCTCGCTCGGCTTCAACGATCTCGACTTCGAGCGCATGAAGCAGGTCACCGCGCGCCCGCACGGAATTTTTCTGGTCACCGGCCCGACGGGCAGCGGGAAAACCACTACGCTGTACGCCGCGCTGAGCAACATCAATCAGTCCGACAAGAAGATCATCACGCTGGAAGACCCGGTTGAGTACCAGATGAGCGGCGTCAACCAGATGCACGTGAACACGCAGATCGGGCTGACGTTTGCCTCGGGGCTGCGCAGCATCCTGCGCCAGGACCCCGACGTCATCATGGTCGGCGAAATCCGCGACCTGGAAACCGCCGAGATCGCGATTCGCGCCGCGCTGACCGGCCACCTGGTGTTCTCCACGCTCCACACCAACGACGCGCCGAGCGCCATCACGCGCCTGGTGGATATGGGGGTGCCCGCTTACCTGATTTCTTCGTCTGTGCTTGCTGTGCTCGCTCAACGCCTGGTCCGGGTGCTTTGCAGTGAATGCAAACACCCGGAGCAGGTGTCTCTTTCGGCGCTGCCCAGCGACTGCGTTCCGGCCGGGGCCGGCCGCACGCTGACCGTCTATCGCGCGGTTGGCTGCGCCGCCTGCCGCAACACCGGCTTCCGCGGGCGTCTCGGGATTTTCGAATTCATGATCGTCGACGAGCCCATGCAGTCGCTCGTCGCCCGCACCAGCGAGTCCAACGTGCTGCGCGAGCATGCACGGAAAGCCGGCATGCGCACGCTGCGCCAGTCTGGATACGAACTGGTCCTCAGCGGGGCGACCACGATCGATGAAGTCCTGCGCGTTACCCAGGAAGAGGCGGCCCTGGAGGGCGCAAGCTGA
- a CDS encoding sigma-70 family RNA polymerase sigma factor, translating to MADQELDRELVEQVLAGRTEAFNLLVWRWQRSLYNFLYRMTGDREQARDLSQDAFLRAYTRLKDLRERGKFASWLFRIAVNQYRSQFRSRQQDMAWSAQIEAAALDETAGPLDPITRELRITVRSLLARLSPEQREVVVLKIYEGFRFEEIAAIVDAPVSTVKSRLYAAFDQLRAGLEAQPAAAARQ from the coding sequence TTGGCCGATCAGGAACTCGACAGGGAACTCGTTGAACAGGTCCTGGCCGGCCGCACGGAGGCCTTCAATCTCCTGGTGTGGCGATGGCAGCGTTCGCTCTACAACTTCCTGTATCGCATGACCGGCGACCGCGAGCAGGCGCGCGATCTCTCGCAGGACGCCTTCCTGCGCGCCTACACCCGGCTCAAGGACCTGCGCGAGCGCGGCAAGTTCGCCTCGTGGCTGTTCCGGATCGCCGTCAACCAATATCGTTCACAGTTCCGCAGCCGCCAGCAGGACATGGCGTGGTCGGCGCAGATCGAAGCCGCGGCGCTGGACGAAACCGCCGGCCCGCTCGATCCCATCACGCGCGAGTTGCGCATCACAGTGCGCTCGCTGCTTGCGCGCCTCTCGCCCGAGCAGCGCGAAGTGGTGGTGCTCAAGATCTACGAGGGATTTCGCTTCGAAGAGATTGCCGCCATCGTGGACGCGCCCGTCAGCACGGTGAAGTCGCGCCTCTATGCCGCCTTCGACCAGTTGCGCGCGGGACTGGAAGCGCAGCCGGCAGCCGCCGCACGCCAGTAG
- a CDS encoding class I SAM-dependent methyltransferase, which yields MTSGRYVMKDHAGSSHQVILRLLEDVPRDARVLDVGVATGYLDREMKARGLHVTGIERDVGSAEQARPFCDELLIGDVEALDLSAWAGNHDVIVLADVLEHLKDPAAALAKVLATARPGARVIACVPNVANVYVRLNLLAGRFQYAPRGILDATHLRFFTRRTFIGLIEAAGLRITELRATPIPLPEAFPRSAGSWWIRLGMWLLRAVTPMCKGLLAYQFVIAAEKPNAVTSPSSAGKQREIVGVSH from the coding sequence ATGACCTCGGGCAGGTACGTCATGAAGGACCATGCCGGCAGCAGCCACCAGGTCATCCTGCGGCTGCTGGAGGACGTGCCTCGCGACGCGCGTGTGCTCGACGTGGGTGTCGCCACCGGTTACCTCGATCGCGAGATGAAGGCCCGTGGCCTGCACGTCACCGGCATTGAGCGCGACGTTGGCAGCGCGGAGCAGGCCCGGCCGTTCTGTGACGAGCTTCTCATCGGCGACGTGGAGGCGCTCGACCTCAGCGCCTGGGCAGGGAACCACGACGTTATCGTCCTGGCCGACGTGCTTGAGCACCTGAAAGATCCGGCCGCCGCGCTCGCCAAGGTGCTCGCCACCGCGCGCCCCGGCGCCCGGGTGATCGCCTGCGTGCCCAACGTGGCCAACGTTTACGTGCGGCTGAACCTGCTCGCCGGACGCTTTCAGTACGCGCCGCGCGGCATCCTCGATGCCACGCACCTGCGCTTCTTCACACGGCGTACGTTCATTGGGCTGATCGAAGCCGCCGGCCTCAGGATCACCGAGCTGCGTGCTACACCCATCCCGCTGCCCGAAGCTTTTCCGCGCTCGGCCGGGAGCTGGTGGATACGCCTGGGCATGTGGCTGCTTAGGGCGGTCACTCCCATGTGCAAAGGCCTGCTGGCCTACCAGTTTGTGATCGCCGCCGAAAAGCCGAACGCGGTAACAAGCCCAAGCTCGGCCGGGAAGCAGCGTGAAATAGTCGGCGTAAGTCATTGA
- a CDS encoding acyltransferase — protein sequence MISTATAPQPVSVASPAGARFHLGYARTLDGVRALAVLAVMSVHANLPGMRGGFLGVEAFFVLSGFLITALLMEEWEKRGGISLRMFYARRALRLLPALFVCVAVVTLFTAMRTPPEDAAATRHSALAAVLYAANWVRAFRIEPAADWLAHTWSLSIEEQFYMLWPPLLAWLLRGRVKTAHVVLALATAVVGVGVYRAALFGAGRPWYRLYNGLDTRADCLLTGCLVGVIVAGGMFNAAGRAVTALRAAALMSLVGVLAVGARATYMGALLYLGGMSVVAVGFAAIIMALVVAPWRPVAAALEWKPLVGIGRISYGLYLWHVPAFHALRDVPLRTRYVVLLQFAAAFGCAIASFYLIERPFLRLKRRFTPAAELKARVITSAS from the coding sequence GTGATCTCCACCGCCACTGCTCCGCAGCCGGTCAGCGTTGCATCGCCAGCCGGCGCGCGCTTCCACCTGGGTTATGCGCGCACGCTCGACGGAGTGCGCGCCCTAGCCGTCCTGGCGGTGATGTCGGTACATGCCAACCTGCCGGGGATGCGCGGCGGGTTTCTTGGCGTGGAAGCCTTCTTCGTGCTCAGTGGATTTCTGATCACCGCGCTTCTGATGGAGGAGTGGGAGAAGCGAGGCGGCATCAGCCTGCGAATGTTCTACGCCCGGCGCGCGCTGCGGCTCCTGCCTGCCCTGTTCGTCTGCGTTGCGGTGGTCACCCTCTTTACCGCCATGCGAACACCTCCCGAAGACGCGGCCGCCACGCGCCATAGCGCGCTGGCGGCAGTGCTCTACGCGGCCAACTGGGTGCGGGCGTTTCGCATTGAGCCGGCAGCCGACTGGCTGGCGCACACCTGGTCGCTTTCGATCGAGGAGCAGTTCTACATGCTCTGGCCGCCGCTGCTGGCCTGGCTGCTGCGCGGCAGGGTGAAGACGGCACACGTCGTCTTGGCCTTGGCCACAGCAGTGGTGGGGGTCGGCGTGTATCGCGCGGCGCTTTTCGGCGCGGGACGCCCGTGGTATCGGCTCTACAATGGCCTCGACACGCGGGCGGACTGCCTTCTGACCGGCTGCCTGGTGGGAGTGATCGTCGCGGGCGGGATGTTCAACGCCGCAGGACGAGCGGTCACGGCGCTGAGAGCAGCAGCTCTGATGTCTCTGGTGGGAGTGCTAGCGGTCGGCGCCCGGGCGACCTACATGGGCGCGCTGCTCTACCTGGGCGGGATGTCGGTGGTGGCGGTGGGATTCGCGGCGATCATCATGGCGCTGGTCGTCGCGCCGTGGAGGCCGGTAGCGGCGGCCCTGGAGTGGAAGCCGCTGGTGGGAATTGGACGGATCTCCTACGGGCTTTATCTGTGGCATGTTCCCGCATTTCATGCGCTGCGCGACGTGCCGTTGCGGACCCGCTACGTCGTCCTGCTGCAATTCGCGGCGGCGTTTGGGTGCGCCATCGCGTCGTTCTACCTGATCGAAAGACCTTTTCTGCGGCTCAAGCGCCGATTCACGCCCGCGGCCGAACTCAAAGCGCGCGTAATTACCAGCGCCAGCTAG
- a CDS encoding glycosyltransferase family 39 protein: protein MPTAAPTRKQLSSTSAPRAAALLAVFLFLAYLANLRYISTGDTDAVRYVPFSILLDARLDVDRFIAPHLEIYKRRGMPYGVYFATQSRGHWMSSYPVLTPLVVTPLYVPAAVWVSQRQPSPRAMLFVAEAMEKLSAALIAALSAGILYLALRRLLPTGGALALTLIYALASPTWSTASQVLWLHGFTELCLALLIWALVRDDGSPRSALLTGLAIALAAANKPTNVVTVAPVFLWMLWKSRARALPLLAPIVMIGALVFGYNLYYFGNLLGAYTQALESMGYARAASGFRGNFFEGLAGLLASPNRGLFIFVPWTLFAAWGAIRLWRNHQHGWSRALVIGAVLHLFLYAKLERWYAGYCFGPRYMCDILPLLTFFLVPLWPALTSSRLLKPAFALAVALSFGVQVIGAYFHPNGDWSSAPVSIDVAPQRAWDWHDLQIVRTLRAGPASTRLLDHLRGKHEQQR, encoded by the coding sequence GTGCCAACTGCCGCGCCAACGCGAAAACAACTGAGCAGCACCTCAGCTCCCCGCGCCGCCGCCCTTCTCGCGGTTTTCCTCTTCCTCGCTTACCTCGCTAACCTCCGCTACATCTCTACGGGCGACACCGACGCCGTCCGCTACGTCCCGTTCAGCATCCTGCTCGACGCCCGCCTCGACGTAGACCGCTTCATCGCTCCACACCTGGAAATCTACAAGCGGAGAGGCATGCCCTACGGCGTGTACTTCGCCACGCAGAGCCGCGGCCACTGGATGTCGAGCTATCCGGTGCTCACGCCGCTCGTGGTGACGCCGCTGTACGTCCCCGCCGCCGTATGGGTCTCGCAACGCCAGCCTTCGCCGCGCGCCATGTTGTTCGTCGCCGAGGCGATGGAAAAACTCAGCGCCGCGCTCATCGCCGCGCTCTCGGCGGGAATTCTTTACCTCGCGCTGCGCCGGCTGCTGCCCACGGGCGGCGCGCTGGCACTCACGCTCATCTACGCCCTCGCTTCGCCGACGTGGAGCACCGCCAGCCAGGTGCTGTGGCTGCACGGCTTCACCGAGCTGTGCCTGGCGCTGCTGATCTGGGCGCTCGTCCGCGACGACGGTTCTCCGCGGTCCGCGCTCCTGACCGGGCTCGCGATCGCTCTCGCGGCCGCCAACAAGCCGACCAACGTGGTCACGGTCGCGCCCGTTTTCCTGTGGATGCTGTGGAAGAGCCGCGCCCGCGCTCTACCATTGCTCGCGCCCATCGTCATGATCGGCGCGCTCGTTTTCGGTTATAACCTCTATTACTTCGGCAATCTGCTCGGCGCCTACACGCAGGCGCTGGAATCGATGGGCTACGCGCGGGCGGCCAGCGGCTTCCGCGGTAACTTTTTCGAAGGCTTGGCGGGATTGCTGGCCAGCCCCAATCGCGGACTGTTCATCTTCGTTCCCTGGACGCTGTTCGCCGCGTGGGGCGCGATCCGGCTGTGGCGCAACCATCAGCACGGATGGTCGCGCGCGCTGGTGATCGGCGCGGTGCTGCACCTGTTTCTGTATGCCAAGCTCGAGCGCTGGTATGCCGGATACTGCTTCGGCCCGCGCTACATGTGCGACATTCTTCCGCTGCTCACATTTTTCCTGGTTCCACTCTGGCCGGCGCTGACCTCGTCGCGCCTGCTCAAGCCGGCGTTCGCGCTGGCGGTCGCGCTCTCCTTCGGCGTGCAGGTGATCGGCGCTTACTTCCATCCGAATGGAGACTGGAGCAGCGCACCGGTCAGCATTGACGTTGCGCCGCAACGCGCCTGGGACTGGCACGATCTCCAGATCGTGCGCACACTGCGCGCCGGTCCGGCGTCCACGCGGCTGCTAGATCACCTGCGGGGAAAGCACGAGCAGCAGCGGTAA
- a CDS encoding WecB/TagA/CpsF family glycosyltransferase — MVSSVTTAPGRQVNTRPFVRKRANILGVGVSPINMETALRAIEQWITAGDPHYICVANTHLVMMCQHDEELRRIHNQAGLVTPDGVPLLWLTRLKGFKHVERVCGPDLMLAACEYGLPRGWKHYFYGAMPGVADRLAENLSERFPGLQVAGTYCPPFRPLTPEEDAEVVERVNASGADIFWMAVGPGAMERFMAEHVGRMRCGVMAGVGAAFDFLSGNKPMAPRWMQRIGMEWFFRVCTEPRRLFMRYLVNNPAFVGRVILQALGKRPKDI; from the coding sequence TTGGTTTCTTCGGTCACAACTGCTCCCGGGCGACAGGTAAACACGCGCCCGTTCGTGCGCAAGCGCGCCAACATCCTCGGCGTCGGCGTCAGCCCCATCAACATGGAGACCGCCCTGCGCGCGATAGAGCAGTGGATCACCGCCGGTGATCCTCACTACATCTGCGTGGCCAACACGCACCTGGTGATGATGTGCCAGCATGACGAGGAGCTGCGCCGCATCCACAACCAGGCGGGCCTGGTGACGCCGGATGGGGTGCCGCTGCTCTGGCTGACGCGCCTGAAGGGTTTCAAGCACGTGGAGCGCGTCTGCGGCCCCGACCTGATGCTGGCGGCGTGTGAGTACGGCCTTCCGCGCGGCTGGAAGCATTACTTCTACGGCGCCATGCCCGGCGTCGCTGATCGCCTCGCTGAGAACTTGAGTGAACGCTTCCCGGGATTGCAGGTGGCCGGAACTTACTGCCCGCCGTTCCGTCCGCTCACCCCCGAAGAAGACGCCGAGGTTGTCGAACGCGTGAACGCCTCCGGCGCTGACATCTTCTGGATGGCTGTGGGTCCCGGCGCCATGGAACGATTCATGGCCGAGCACGTCGGTCGCATGCGCTGCGGCGTGATGGCGGGCGTCGGCGCCGCCTTCGACTTCCTGAGCGGCAACAAGCCGATGGCGCCGCGCTGGATGCAGCGCATCGGCATGGAATGGTTTTTCCGCGTGTGCACCGAGCCGCGGCGACTCTTCATGCGCTACCTGGTCAACAATCCCGCCTTCGTTGGGCGTGTGATTTTGCAGGCGCTCGGTAAACGCCCGAAGGACATCTAG
- a CDS encoding nucleotide sugar dehydrogenase, with amino-acid sequence MIDRVSVVGLGKLGACMAAAMASRGMQVTGVDVNSSTVDAINSNRAPVVEPELAEYIAANHGRLRATTDFQEAVRASGLTFIIVPTPSDEAGGFSIRYAAQAAREIGRALRAKKDYHLVALTSTVLPGATEFGILPLIEEESGKKCGRDFGVCYNPEFIALGSVIHDLLHPDFVLIGEHDERAGTELESWYKSFTLNSATVMRMNLVNAELVKISINTFVTMKITFANMLAAVCEELPGADVDAVSKAIGHDSRIGRKYLTGGLGYGGPCFPRDNKALSSMATALGAPAALAEATDRMNHLLLNRQAQRIEELLKPGMTVGLLGLAYKPNTNVVEESQGLMLAQKLADAGHVVAVYDPLAMENAHVVLKDSVQYMNSALECLRSADVVVIAQPCEEFRSLRAADFPVHKQRVLVFDCWRVLASELRDCSWVQYVAVGVGRDDQARARRVEAQRAGAL; translated from the coding sequence ATGATCGATCGCGTTTCTGTTGTGGGTTTGGGAAAGCTGGGAGCTTGCATGGCGGCGGCCATGGCGAGCCGCGGCATGCAGGTAACTGGCGTGGACGTCAACTCGAGCACGGTGGACGCCATCAACAGCAACCGTGCTCCGGTGGTCGAACCCGAACTGGCCGAATACATCGCGGCGAACCATGGCCGCCTCCGCGCCACCACCGACTTTCAGGAAGCGGTGCGCGCCTCCGGCCTCACCTTCATCATCGTTCCAACCCCGTCGGATGAAGCCGGCGGCTTTTCCATCCGCTACGCGGCGCAAGCAGCGCGTGAAATCGGCCGCGCCCTGCGCGCCAAGAAGGACTACCACCTGGTGGCGCTCACCAGCACGGTGCTGCCGGGCGCCACCGAGTTTGGCATCCTGCCGCTGATCGAAGAAGAATCCGGCAAGAAGTGCGGGCGCGATTTCGGCGTCTGCTACAACCCGGAGTTTATCGCGCTCGGCAGCGTGATCCACGACCTGCTCCATCCCGACTTCGTCCTTATCGGCGAGCACGATGAGCGCGCGGGCACCGAACTGGAGTCGTGGTACAAGAGCTTCACCCTGAACAGTGCGACTGTCATGCGCATGAACCTGGTGAACGCCGAGCTGGTGAAGATCTCCATCAATACTTTTGTCACGATGAAGATCACGTTCGCCAACATGCTGGCGGCGGTGTGCGAAGAACTGCCCGGCGCCGACGTGGACGCTGTCAGCAAGGCCATCGGCCACGATTCACGCATCGGACGCAAGTACCTCACCGGCGGACTCGGGTACGGCGGTCCCTGTTTCCCGCGCGACAACAAGGCCCTCAGCTCGATGGCCACGGCGCTGGGCGCGCCCGCGGCGCTGGCCGAGGCCACCGATCGCATGAACCACCTGCTGCTGAACCGGCAGGCGCAGCGCATTGAAGAACTGCTGAAGCCGGGCATGACGGTGGGTCTGCTCGGGCTCGCCTACAAGCCGAACACCAACGTGGTCGAAGAGTCCCAGGGCTTGATGCTCGCCCAGAAACTGGCGGACGCCGGCCACGTGGTCGCGGTTTACGATCCGCTCGCGATGGAAAACGCGCACGTCGTGCTGAAAGACAGCGTGCAGTACATGAACTCCGCGCTGGAGTGCCTGCGCAGCGCCGACGTGGTTGTCATCGCGCAGCCTTGCGAAGAATTCCGCAGCCTGCGCGCCGCCGACTTCCCGGTGCACAAGCAGCGCGTGCTCGTCTTCGATTGCTGGCGGGTACTCGCTTCGGAGTTGCGCGATTGCAGTTGGGTGCAGTACGTCGCTGTGGGCGTCGGACGCGATGACCAGGCGCGCGCGCGCCGCGTCGAAGCGCAGCGCGCCGGAGCGCTGTAG